A region from the Arachis ipaensis cultivar K30076 chromosome B01, Araip1.1, whole genome shotgun sequence genome encodes:
- the LOC107642900 gene encoding choline monooxygenase, chloroplastic, whose translation MHMQMALTMQLTPFIPKLGRQRHSHNLNFHHKTASTSIIACCSVRNSSEAEVLVSEFNPKIPIEEAVTPPTSWYTDPSFFQLELHRIFYRGWQAVGSTEQIRDPNSFFTGRLGDVEFVVCRDESGKLQAFHNVCRHHASLLASGSGHKSCFVCPYHGWTYGLSGALLKATRISGMRNFNVKDFGLIPIKVSTWGPFILLNLEKESLPLMEIDSTYVAKEWLGSCSEILSTNGIDSSLNYVCRREYTIDCNWKVFCDNYLDGGYHVPYAHKGLASGLKFDSYSTTIFERVSIQSCEGSSGESKDNYDRLGRKAIYAFIYPNFMINRYGPWMDTNLVLPLGPNKCQVVFDYYLEHSLKHDKDFIELSLQDSEKVQIEDIVLCEGVQKGLQSPAYCVGRYAPKVEQAMHHFHCLLYENLKK comes from the exons ATGCATATGCAAATGGCGCTGACCATGCAACTCACCCCCTTTATCCCTAAACTCGGACGACAACGACATTCTCACAACCTTAATTTTCACCACAAAACAGCTTCAACATCGATCATCGCTTGTTGCTCTGTTCGCAATTCTTCAGAAGCAGAGGTGTTAGTGTCAGAGTTCAATCCTAAGATTCCCATAGAAGAAGCTGTGACACCCCCAACATCATGGTACACTGACCCTTCTTTCTTCCAACTTGAGCTCCATCGCATCTTCTACCGAGGCTGGCAAGCTGTCG GATCAACAGAGCAGATAAGGGATCCCAATAGCTTTTTCACTGGAAG ACTAGGAGATGTGGAATTTGTGGTCTGTCGAGATGAGAGTGGGAAGCTTCAAGCCTTTCACAATGTGTGTCGACATCATGCCTCTCTTCTTGCTTCTGGAAGTGGACACAAGTCCTGCTTTGTCTGCCCATACCAT GGATGGACGTACGGGTTAAGTGGGGCACTTCTTAAGGCAACTAGGATATCAGGAATGCGGAACTTCAATGTAAAG gattttgggcttATACCAATTAAAGTATCTACCTGGGGACCTTTCATTCTTCTCAATCTCGAAAAAGAGAGTCTTCCTCTGATGGAAATTGATAGTACTTATGTAGCAAAAGAATGGCTTGGTAGCTGTTCAGAAATATTGAGTACCAACGGAATTGATTCTTCGCTAAATTATGTTTGTAGACGTGAATACACCATTGATTGCAATTGGAAG GTATTCTGCGATAACTACTTGGATGGTGGCTATCATGTTCCTTATGCACATAAAGGCTTAGCATCCGGTCTTAAGTTTGATTCTTATTCTACCACA ATATTTGAAAGAGTTAGCATCCAAAGTTGTGAAGGCAGCTCCGGGGAAAGCAAAGACAATTACGACCGACTTGGAAGAAAAGCTATATATGCTTTCATTTACCCAAACTTCATGATTAATAG GTATGGACCTTGGATGGACACCAATCTTGTACTTCCACTAGGACCCAACAAATGTCAAGTGGTATTTGATTACTATCTTGAACACTCTCTAAAG CATGACAAGGATTTCATAGAGTTAAGTTTACAGGACAGTGAGAAAGTGCAG ATAGAAGATATTGTGCTGTGTGAAGGTGTTCAGAAGGGCCTCCAATCCCCGGCATATTGTGTGGGTAGGTATGCCCCTAAAGTTGAGCAGGCCATGCACCATTTTCATTGTCTGCTTTATgaaaacctaaaaaaataa
- the LOC107615750 gene encoding plant intracellular Ras-group-related LRR protein 6, translating to MLYVQQQPMIKKAERNGGGGNSSSWSRGIEEERLKIVDLSGMSLDSLPNPSLNLATICKLDLSNNNLENIPESLTARLVNLVVLDVHSNQLRRLPNSIGCLCKLKVLNVAGNMIQYLPKTIDNCKSLEELNANFNKLIQLPENIGLELKKLKKLSVNSNKLLFLPHSTSNLTSLRLLDARLNCLRSLPEDLEKLVSLETLNISQNFHFLRSLPCSVGLLFSLVELDISYNRITSLPPSIACLNKLQKLCVDGNPLMSPPLEVVEQGLYAVKGYLYQKMNSSSSSSSSESPSTKKKSWVGKLVKYKTFNGGETKRRSSHEECEGFVMPDYKPIDSLASPRYMGIFSPRRLFSPRNYFTNS from the exons ATGTTGTACGTGCAACAGCAGCCGATGATTAAGAAGGCAGAGAGGAACGGCGGCGGCGGCAACAGCAGCAGCTGGAGCAGAGGCATAGAGGAAGAGAGACTTAAGATTGTGGACCTCAGTGGCATGTCTTTGGACTCTCTTCCCAACCCTTCTCTTAACTTGGCCACCATTTGCAAGTTGGACCTCTCTAACAACAATCTCGAG AATATTCCGGAGTCGTTGACAGCAAGACTGGTGAATTTGGTGGTGTTGGATGTGCACTCCAACCAGCTTAGAAGGCTACCGAACTCCATTGGCTGCCTGTGTAAACTAAAGGTCTTGAATGTAGCTGGAAACATGATCCAATACCTTCCAAAAACAATTGACAATTGCAAATCATTGGAGGAACTGAACGCCAACTTCAACAAACTAATACAGCTTCCAGAAAATATTGGTTTGGAACTCAAAAAGCTGAAAAAGTTATCAGTAAATTCCAATAAACTCCTCTTCCTTCCACACTCAACCTCAAACCTCACCTCTCTCAGGCTCCTCGACGCCCGCCTCAACTGCCTCCGCTCTCTCCCCGAAGACCTCGAAAAACTCGTCAGCCTTGAAACCCTCAACATCAGCCAGAACTTTCACTTCCTCCGTTCTCTCCCTTGCTCCGTCGGTCTTCTCTTCTCCCTCGTCGAACTCGACATCAGCTACAACAGAATCACCTCCTTGCCTCCTTCCATTGCCTGTCTCAACAAGCTCCAGAAGCTCTGTGTTGATGGAAATCCGCTCATGTCGCCGCCACTAGAAGTGGTGGAACAAGGCCTATATGCCGTGAAGGGGTACCTCTATCAGAAGATGAACtcttcgtcgtcgtcgtcgtcgtcggaGAGCCCGTCAACGAAGAAGAAGTCATGGGTTGGGAAGTTGGTGAAGTACAAAACGTTCAATGGAGGAGAAACAAAGAGGAGGAGCAGCCATGAAGAATGCGAAGGTTTCGTAATGCCGGATTATAAGCCCATTGATAGTCTTGCTTCACCGCGTTACATGGGAATCTTCTCGCCTCGCCGCCTCTTCTCGCCTCGTAATTACTTCACCAACTCATGA
- the LOC107642911 gene encoding auxin efflux carrier component 2 gives MITGKDIYDVFAAIVPLYVAMILAYGSVRWWKIFTPDQCSGINRFVAVFAVPLLSFHFISSNDPYAMNYHFIAADSLQKLVILAALFLWNTFTKHGSLDWTITLFSLSTLPNTLVMGIPLLKAMYGDFSGSLMVQIVVLQSVIWYTLMLFMFEYRGAKLLISEQFPETAGSITSFRVDSDVVSLNGRDPLQADAEIGEDGKLHVVVKRSGASSMISSFNKSHLTSMTPRASNLTGVEIYSVQSSREPTPRASSFNQTDFFAMFNASKAPSPKHGYTNGDSKGATPRTSNFEEEMMMKMHNKKRGARSMSGELFNSSYPPPNPMFSGSTSGLKKKDSGSGTTPPNNKELHMFVWSSSASPVSEGNLRQAVHSAASTDFDKAVTPETLASKAVQELIENMSPARREAEIEEGGGKKVVEMEEGDAKKKQHMPPASVMTRLILIMVWRKLIRNPNTYSSLLGLTWSLISFRFHIEMPSIVKGSISILSDAGLGMAMFSLGLFMALQPKIIACGKSVAAFSMAVRFLTGPAVIAATSIGIGIRGVLLHVAIVQAALPQGIVPFVFAKEYNLHADILSTAVIFGMLVALPITILYYVLLGL, from the exons ATGATCACGGGTAAGGATATCTACGATGTGTTTGCAGCCATTGTGCCACTGTATGTGGCTATGATCTTAGCATATGGTTCAGTTCGGTGGTGGAAGATCTTCACGCCGGACCAATGCTCCGGGATTAACCGCTTCGTTGCGGTGTTTGCAGTTCCACTCCTCTCTTTCCACTTCATCTCCTCCAATGACCCTTACGCCATGAACTACCACTTCATAGCAGCTGATTCTCTTCAGAAGCTTGTGATCTTGGCTGCGCTTTTTCTATGGAACACCTTCACAAAACACGGTAGCTTGGATTGGACCATCACCCTCTTCTCACTCTCCACTCTCCCAAACACACTCGTCATGGGAATCCCTCTCCTCAAAGCCATGTACGGCGACTTCTCCGGCAGCCTCATGGTCCAAATCGTTGTGTTGCAGAGCGTTATATGGTACACTCTCATGCTCTTCATGTTCGAATACAGAGGTGCTAAGCTTCTTATCTCCGAGCAGTTCCCGGAGACTGCAGGCTCCATCACCTCCTTCAGGGTTGACTCCGATGTGGTGTCGCTCAACGGCAGGGATCCACTGCAAGCGGATGCAGAGATTGGTGAAGATGGAAAGCTTCATGTCGTGGTGAAGAGATCAGGTGCTTCCTCCATGATATCTTCCTTCAACAAGTCTCATTTAACTTCCATGACTCCTCGAGCTTCCAATCTCACCGGTGTTGAGATCTATTCCGTTCAATCATCCAGGGAACCAACACCCAGAGCTTCCAGTTTCAATCAAACGGACTTCTTCGCCATGTTTAATGCAAGCAAAGCACCCAGTCCCAAACACGGTTACACCAATGGCGACTCCAAAGGAGCGACGCCGAGGACATCGAATTTCGAAGAagagatgatgatgaagatgcaTAATAAGAAAAGAGGAGCGAGAAGCATGAGTGGCGAACTGTTCAACTCTTCTTATCCGCCTCCGAACCCTATGTTTTCAGGATCTACAAGCGGCTTAAAGAAGAAAGATAGCGGCAGCGGAACTACTCCTCCTAACAACAAGGAGTTGCACATGTTTGTATGGAGTTCAAGCGCTTCCCCAGTCTCTGAGGGGAATCTCAGACAAGCTGTTCATAGTGCTGCATCTACGGATTTTGATAAGGCGGTTACACCAGAGACTCTTGCCTCCAAAG CTGTGCAGGAGTTGATTGAGAACATGAGTCCAGCACGTAGAGAGGCGGAGATTGAGGAAGGAGGAGGGAAGAAGGTGGTGGAGATGGAAGAAGGAGATGCAAAGAAGAAGCAACACATGCCGCCGGCTAGTGTGATGACAAGGCTCATCCTCATCATGGTTTGGAGGAAACTCATTAGAAATCCAAATACTTATTCAAGCCTTTTGGGACTCACATGGTCTCTCATATCATTTAGATTTCACATAGAAATGCCGAGTATTGTAAAAGGATCCATATCTATACTTTCTGATGCAGGTCTTGGAATGGCCATGTTCAGTCTAG GTCTGTTCATGGCATTGCAGCCGAAGATAATTGCATGTGGAAAATCTGTTGCCGCGTTTTCTATGGCAGTTAGGTTCTTGACAGGTCCAGCTGTGATTGCTGCTACCTCCATTGGCATTGGTATTCGAGGAGTTCTACTGCATGTTGCAATTGTTCAG GCTGCACTTCCCCAGGGTATTGTTCCCTTTGTGTTCGCCAAAGAATACAATCTCCACGCGGATATCCTCAGCACTGC GGTTATATTTGGAATGCTGGTAGCATTGCCCATAACAATTCTTTACTACGTGCTCCTTGGACTCTAA
- the LOC107642920 gene encoding probable WRKY transcription factor 11, whose amino-acid sequence MESQIAIQEAASAGLKSMEHLIRLLSSQSPSSSSSSSHDNHYRIDLNNRDCTEITDFTVSKFKQVINLLNRTGHARFRRAPSQSQPQLDQSKVVVPPPPPQGLTLDFAKPVQVNQPSINNPNNHSKSKNNNNNPNTSCSTSLSPPMSTTTSSFMSTITGDGSVSDGKIGPFIIAAGKPPLSSSHRKRCHDATLSSGKATSSSSQCHCSKRRKTRVKRVVRMAAISSRIADIPTDEYSWRKYGQKPIKGSPYPRSYYRCSSVRGCPARKHVERAQDDPNTLIVTYEGDHRHTQTQPQPVGFSPQHLSSTALTPAT is encoded by the exons ATGGAGTCACAGATTGCCATACAAGAAGCTGCTTCCGCTGGTTTGAAGAGCATGGAGCATCTCATCCGACTTCTCTCTTCACaatccccttcttcttcttcttcttcttctcacgatAATCACTACCGCATCGATCTCAATAACCGTGACTGCACAGAAATCACCGACTTCACAGTTTCAAAGTTCAAACAGGTTATTAACTTGTTGAATCGCACCGGTCATGCTCGCTTCCGTCGCGCACCTTCTCAATCTCAACCTCAGCTTGACCAATCAAAAGTCGTAGTgccacctcctcctcctcaggGTTTGACTCTAGATTTTGCTAAGCCCGTTCAGGTCAACCAGCCATCAATTAATAATCCAAATAACCACTCAAAGtctaagaataataataataatccaaaTACATCATGTAGCACATCGCTTTCTCCTCCCATgtccaccaccacctcctccttcATGTCCACCATCACCGGAGATGGCAGCGTCTCCGACGGTAAGATAGGTCCTTTCATCATCGCCGCTGGGAAGCCTCCTCTCTCCTCATCTCACCGTAAAAGGTGTCACGACGCCACCCTTTCCTCGGGAAAAGCCACATCCTCCTCCTCCCAGTGTCATTGCTCCAAGAGAAG GAAAACCCGTGTGAAACGAGTGGTTCGAATGGCGGCAATAAGCTCAAGGATTGCAGATATCCCAACCGACGAATACTCGTGGAGGAAATACGGTCAAAAACCTATCAAGGGATCACCCTACCCTCG TAGTTACTACAGGTGCAGTAGCGTGAGAGGGTGTCCAGCCAGGAAGCACGTGGAGAGAGCACAAGACGACCCCAACACGCTCATCGTTACTTACGAGGGTGACCACCGCCACACCCAAACACAACCACAACCCGTTGGATTTTCCCCTCAGCATCTTTCATCAACGGCACTCACGCCTGCCACCTGA
- the LOC107642931 gene encoding uncharacterized protein LOC107642931 isoform X2, whose translation MKKKKQQHAEAAYAKRKRKRKLKPSGSALLSLEGSDSNSIFGLLLASLSKHHRPLINKCLLTIRPSLLSQSSFTPILALLPALLSSNCSEIACRAADIVGAASLVSLEANEQVASDSQALKGLISLLESPKRKVLLSACNAVLDLSATTFGQRQLLKFYALEKLMFVFLQIFKCVESVSLWSEGNRSFGSLKIGIKEDEVSAGFVSATVTLINTCEVEQLQSIPRSLSDAFLRLLKELWTKVSDQVVMKAAVKYNEGGYLCKSNIGVSNLAEAIFRLSAYAGQLTVSMPFEVIKAGLFGTSESSFEDFLSNYWEVSPFLLQGTVNDPDVYDMFSPFKKSLSWTGCAPSLISSILHSLVSCFPIASDELNIFNFLNEVKDRLGCPIIYKQDIRVVKAEWQSRKEMHYFQDFHPGCIKEPQYFMIDDVLKCVQAYKEGYTIALRGLEFRFQSIAAVAETLALMFGQPSVGANLYLTPPNSQGLACHYDDHCVFVCQIFGSKQWTVFSQSSQLLPRLYDDLNGSDIDYTKAGKREFFLKEGDVLYIPRGFPHEAYTTSGDGSPEFSLHLTLSIEVEPPFEWEGITHFALHCWGENQKRPCFDGLNSLSHKLHLVSVNLLHVAIGIIGNLDPSFRKACLTAAFTLQPDVYNRISQCQKNYFLHLVNKVRTESRFLEVLNSIEVAVQKNEDPFQQIRWLWVHLENGTSDVYKNKSSMIEDILSLCDQHKDELEAAFVNLISRFCSEVVFEDVVTRHMLLLQKYSKIRKQYIDVLGN comes from the exons atgaagaagaagaagcagcagcatgCAGAGGCTGCATACGCCAAACGGAAACGGAAAAGGAAACTGAAACCCTCTGGTTCTGCTCTTCTTAGTCTTGAAGGTTCCGATTCCAATTCCATCTTCGGTTTGTTACTTGCATCTCTTTCGAAGCACCACCGTCCCCTCATCAACAAATGCTTACTCACAATTCGCCCTTCCCTTCTCTCCCAATCCTCCTTCACGCCCATTCTAGCTCTCCTCCCTGCTCTTCTCAGCTCCAACTGCTCCGAAATCGCGTGCCGCGCCGCCGATATCGTAGGCGCTGCCTCGCTCGTCTCCTTGGAGGCGAACGAGCAGGTTGCATCCGATTCCCAGGCTCTTAAGGGTTTGATATCGCTGTTGGAGAGTCCCAAGAGAAAGGTTCTGTTATCTGCATGCAATGCGGTGTTGGATTTATCCGCTACCACCTTCGGCCAACGCCAGCTGCTCAAGTTTTATGCTTTGGAGAAACTGAT GTTTGTGTTTCTCCAGATTTTTAAGTGTGTAGAATCAGTCTCTCTGTGGTCTGAAGGAAATCGAAGTTTCGGCTCTCTTAAGATTGGGATTAAGGAAGATGAAGTTTCAGCTGGGTTTGTCAGTGCAACTGTTACTCTTATCAATACCTGTGAAGTTGAGCAACTGCAAAGTATCCCAAGAAGCCTTTCTGACGCATTTCTGAGGCTTTTAAAAGAGTTATGGACAAAAGTAAGTGATCAAGTGGTAATGAAAGCAGCTGTGAAATATAATGAAGGAGGTTACCTTTGTAAAAGCAACATTGGAGTTAGTAACCTTGCTGAAGCCATTTTTAGGCTTTCTGCTTATGCTGGTCAACTTACTGTCTCTATGCCGTTTGAAGTGATCAAAGCAGGACTTTTTGGAACAAGTGAGTCTAGTTTTGAAGATTTTTTATCAAACTACTGGGAAGTTTCGCCATTTCTGTTACAGGGGACAGTGAATGATCCAGATGTCTATGATATGTTCAGCCCATTTAAAAAATCTTTGAGTTGGACAGGGTGTGCTCCTTCCCTTATTTCCTCAATTCTCCATAGTCTAGTGTCATGTTTTCCTATTGCCTCAGATGAATTGAACATCTTCAATTTTCTCAATGAGGTGAAAGACAGATTGGGTTGTCCCATAATCTATAAGCAGGATATAAGAGTTGTAAAAGCAGAATGGCAATCAAGAAAagagatgcattattttcaggATTTTCATCCAGGCTGCATTAAGGAACCTCAGTATTTTATGATTGATGATGTCTTGAAGTGTGTCCAAGCATATAAAGAGGGGTATACTATTGCCCTGCGTGGTTTGGAGTTTCGTTTTCAGAGCATTGCTGCTGTTGCAGAAACATTAGCGCTTATGTTTGGTCAACCTTCAGTAGGTGCCAATTTGTACTTAACGCCACCTAATTCTCAAGGGTTGGCTTGTCACTATGATGATCACTGTGTATTTGTATGCCAGATTTTCGGTTCTAAGCAGTGGACTGTATTCTCTCAATCCAGTCAGCTGTTACCACGGTTATATGATGATCTAAATGGTTCTGATATTGACTATACTAAAGCTGGAAAAAGGGAGTTCTTTCTCAAGGAGGGTGATGTGTTGTATATTCCCAGAGGTTTTCCTCATGAAGCTTACACAACCTCTGGAGATGGTTCTCCTGAGTTTTCTTTGCATCTTACACTTAGTATTGAGGTTGAACCTCCTTTTGA GTGGGAAGGAATAACACATTTTGCCCTTCATTGCTGGGGTGAAAACCAGAAAAGACCTTGTTTTGATGGCTTGAACTCTCTGTCTCACAAACTTCATCTTGTGTCTGTTAATCTGTTACATGTTGCTATCGGGATCATTGGCAATTTGGATCCTAGCTTTCGGAAAGCATGCTTAACTGCTGCATTTACCTTGCAGCCAGATGTTTATAATAGGATTTCTCAGTgtcagaaaaattattttttgcacTTAGTTAATAAAGTTCGTACTGAATCTAGATTCTTGGAAGTGCTGAATAGCATAGAGGTTGCAGTTCAGAAAAACGAAGACCCATTTCAACAAATTCGATGGCTTTGGGTTCATCTGGAAAATGGGACCAGTgatgtatataaaaataaatcTTCGATGATTGAAGACATTCTCTCTCTCTGTGACCAACACAAGGATGAATTAGAAGCTGCTTTTGTTAATTTGATATCCAGGTTTTGTAGTGAGGTGGTATTTGAGGATGTAGTAACTAGGCACATGCTGCTACTTCAGAAGTATAGCAAGATTAGAAAACAATATATTGATG TCTTAGGTAATTAA
- the LOC107642931 gene encoding uncharacterized protein LOC107642931 isoform X1: MKKKKQQHAEAAYAKRKRKRKLKPSGSALLSLEGSDSNSIFGLLLASLSKHHRPLINKCLLTIRPSLLSQSSFTPILALLPALLSSNCSEIACRAADIVGAASLVSLEANEQVASDSQALKGLISLLESPKRKVLLSACNAVLDLSATTFGQRQLLKFYALEKLMFVFLQIFKCVESVSLWSEGNRSFGSLKIGIKEDEVSAGFVSATVTLINTCEVEQLQSIPRSLSDAFLRLLKELWTKVSDQVVMKAAVKYNEGGYLCKSNIGVSNLAEAIFRLSAYAGQLTVSMPFEVIKAGLFGTSESSFEDFLSNYWEVSPFLLQGTVNDPDVYDMFSPFKKSLSWTGCAPSLISSILHSLVSCFPIASDELNIFNFLNEVKDRLGCPIIYKQDIRVVKAEWQSRKEMHYFQDFHPGCIKEPQYFMIDDVLKCVQAYKEGYTIALRGLEFRFQSIAAVAETLALMFGQPSVGANLYLTPPNSQGLACHYDDHCVFVCQIFGSKQWTVFSQSSQLLPRLYDDLNGSDIDYTKAGKREFFLKEGDVLYIPRGFPHEAYTTSGDGSPEFSLHLTLSIEVEPPFEWEGITHFALHCWGENQKRPCFDGLNSLSHKLHLVSVNLLHVAIGIIGNLDPSFRKACLTAAFTLQPDVYNRISQCQKNYFLHLVNKVRTESRFLEVLNSIEVAVQKNEDPFQQIRWLWVHLENGTSDVYKNKSSMIEDILSLCDQHKDELEAAFVNLISRFCSEVVFEDVVTRHMLLLQKYSKIRKQYIDGMVSLHDKL, translated from the exons atgaagaagaagaagcagcagcatgCAGAGGCTGCATACGCCAAACGGAAACGGAAAAGGAAACTGAAACCCTCTGGTTCTGCTCTTCTTAGTCTTGAAGGTTCCGATTCCAATTCCATCTTCGGTTTGTTACTTGCATCTCTTTCGAAGCACCACCGTCCCCTCATCAACAAATGCTTACTCACAATTCGCCCTTCCCTTCTCTCCCAATCCTCCTTCACGCCCATTCTAGCTCTCCTCCCTGCTCTTCTCAGCTCCAACTGCTCCGAAATCGCGTGCCGCGCCGCCGATATCGTAGGCGCTGCCTCGCTCGTCTCCTTGGAGGCGAACGAGCAGGTTGCATCCGATTCCCAGGCTCTTAAGGGTTTGATATCGCTGTTGGAGAGTCCCAAGAGAAAGGTTCTGTTATCTGCATGCAATGCGGTGTTGGATTTATCCGCTACCACCTTCGGCCAACGCCAGCTGCTCAAGTTTTATGCTTTGGAGAAACTGAT GTTTGTGTTTCTCCAGATTTTTAAGTGTGTAGAATCAGTCTCTCTGTGGTCTGAAGGAAATCGAAGTTTCGGCTCTCTTAAGATTGGGATTAAGGAAGATGAAGTTTCAGCTGGGTTTGTCAGTGCAACTGTTACTCTTATCAATACCTGTGAAGTTGAGCAACTGCAAAGTATCCCAAGAAGCCTTTCTGACGCATTTCTGAGGCTTTTAAAAGAGTTATGGACAAAAGTAAGTGATCAAGTGGTAATGAAAGCAGCTGTGAAATATAATGAAGGAGGTTACCTTTGTAAAAGCAACATTGGAGTTAGTAACCTTGCTGAAGCCATTTTTAGGCTTTCTGCTTATGCTGGTCAACTTACTGTCTCTATGCCGTTTGAAGTGATCAAAGCAGGACTTTTTGGAACAAGTGAGTCTAGTTTTGAAGATTTTTTATCAAACTACTGGGAAGTTTCGCCATTTCTGTTACAGGGGACAGTGAATGATCCAGATGTCTATGATATGTTCAGCCCATTTAAAAAATCTTTGAGTTGGACAGGGTGTGCTCCTTCCCTTATTTCCTCAATTCTCCATAGTCTAGTGTCATGTTTTCCTATTGCCTCAGATGAATTGAACATCTTCAATTTTCTCAATGAGGTGAAAGACAGATTGGGTTGTCCCATAATCTATAAGCAGGATATAAGAGTTGTAAAAGCAGAATGGCAATCAAGAAAagagatgcattattttcaggATTTTCATCCAGGCTGCATTAAGGAACCTCAGTATTTTATGATTGATGATGTCTTGAAGTGTGTCCAAGCATATAAAGAGGGGTATACTATTGCCCTGCGTGGTTTGGAGTTTCGTTTTCAGAGCATTGCTGCTGTTGCAGAAACATTAGCGCTTATGTTTGGTCAACCTTCAGTAGGTGCCAATTTGTACTTAACGCCACCTAATTCTCAAGGGTTGGCTTGTCACTATGATGATCACTGTGTATTTGTATGCCAGATTTTCGGTTCTAAGCAGTGGACTGTATTCTCTCAATCCAGTCAGCTGTTACCACGGTTATATGATGATCTAAATGGTTCTGATATTGACTATACTAAAGCTGGAAAAAGGGAGTTCTTTCTCAAGGAGGGTGATGTGTTGTATATTCCCAGAGGTTTTCCTCATGAAGCTTACACAACCTCTGGAGATGGTTCTCCTGAGTTTTCTTTGCATCTTACACTTAGTATTGAGGTTGAACCTCCTTTTGA GTGGGAAGGAATAACACATTTTGCCCTTCATTGCTGGGGTGAAAACCAGAAAAGACCTTGTTTTGATGGCTTGAACTCTCTGTCTCACAAACTTCATCTTGTGTCTGTTAATCTGTTACATGTTGCTATCGGGATCATTGGCAATTTGGATCCTAGCTTTCGGAAAGCATGCTTAACTGCTGCATTTACCTTGCAGCCAGATGTTTATAATAGGATTTCTCAGTgtcagaaaaattattttttgcacTTAGTTAATAAAGTTCGTACTGAATCTAGATTCTTGGAAGTGCTGAATAGCATAGAGGTTGCAGTTCAGAAAAACGAAGACCCATTTCAACAAATTCGATGGCTTTGGGTTCATCTGGAAAATGGGACCAGTgatgtatataaaaataaatcTTCGATGATTGAAGACATTCTCTCTCTCTGTGACCAACACAAGGATGAATTAGAAGCTGCTTTTGTTAATTTGATATCCAGGTTTTGTAGTGAGGTGGTATTTGAGGATGTAGTAACTAGGCACATGCTGCTACTTCAGAAGTATAGCAAGATTAGAAAACAATATATTGATGGTATGGTTTCACTTCATGATAAATTATAG
- the LOC110264834 gene encoding uncharacterized protein LOC110264834, translating to MGGNLNFQSDHTMSSSIFLLYCLLILSLLLSQHTSYSQDVMPTRKLGISGIAQDHMHHEIQAADEAMESNPAKEDSMEVILTSDGYVPPRDLVYHTDYHGVTTHPTPKHPTP from the exons ATGGGTGGCAACCTTAATTTTCAGAGTGATCACACGATGAGTTCCTCAATCTTCCTCCTATACTGCCTTCTCATACTCTCCCTACTTCTCTCTCAACACACAAGCTATTCTCAAGATGTGATGCCAACTCGGAAGTTAGGTATTTCAGGCATTGCCCAAGATCACATGCACCATGAAATCCAG GCAGCAGATGAGGCAATGGAAAGTAACCCGGCCAAAGAAGATTCCATGGAAGTAATACTTACCAGCGACGGTTACGTTCCTCCTCGTGATCTTGTCTACCATACAGATTACCATGGAGTAACAACTCATCCAACTCCTAAACATCCCACACCATAG